A region of the Pelecanus crispus isolate bPelCri1 chromosome 1, bPelCri1.pri, whole genome shotgun sequence genome:
ATTTGTCTTTTACGTGTCTAAACTAAAAATTAAGgttttgggaaaagaaacagtgacgtaactttttttttttttaaagagcatttgACTGAAACCCTGGTCAGTTATTGGAGGTTGTAAGCTACTTCTGCAATATAGTAATACATCGTCCCTATACTGGAATTTCTATAGCGAGTAATTCAGAGTTATTAGtatctggtttttttaatatgaactTGTTCAGACTTTCAGAATTCCAGaattttaaaactcattttgtTGCCCCCCACCAAATGTTTAGGCACTTTAGGAAATAGAGTTTGCAATTAAATACTGGTTTgattccccttcttccccctgcTGATTTATCACAATGCAAGAAGATGTTAAGTTCTTCTTTCTAAGCATTCTGAAATACAATGCAGTAAGATTGGGAAAGGCCTGCTACCCAAGCTTTGAAAGACTTATCTTTTAAAAGTTCCTTCACAAATGAGTACTAACTTTTGATGTAAAGGTGTCCGGAAATTTCTAGATGTGGGAATTTATTCCTGAAATAACTTGTGTGTTGCTCCTGCTTTGTCTCACGAAACAGCATGTCTCCCATCAGACTTTTCTTAAATTTCCAATTTATTAGCCTGTACCTCCCAGAACTGAGAGGATGACTGTTGATCAGGACTGGAGCAGTGTTTATCCAACAGCAGCTGTGTTTAAACCTGCCTCTGTGCCTCTCCCAATTCGAATGGGTTACCCAGTGAAGAGAGGAGTACCTCCACCAAAAGAAGGCAACTTAGAGCTTATAAAGGTAAGACGCGTTCTATTGGTGTGtgataacttttaaaattattattcacTAAGACTTCACTGCTTTGATTGGAATATTTATGTTGGATATTGTTTTCTATTAAATAGGGTAGTAttctatttaatttctaaatgaaatggtaacaaatacaaatgtaaGTAACAAATGAACCAAATCAGGAGATATTTTTAGAATTATcatgctgtcatggtttagccccagccagcaactaagcaccacgcagccgctcgctcactccccctaccccaatgggatgggggagagaattggaggagtaagagtgagaaatactcctgggttgagataagaacagtttaataattgaaataaagtaaaatagtaatgataataataacaatataataatgataataacaataacaatatacaaagcaagtgatgcacaatgcaattgctcaccacccgccaaccgatactcagacagctcccgagcagcgatcgctgctccccggccaaacccccccagtttctatactgagcatgacgtcatatggtatggaatagccctttggtcagtttggatcaactattctggctgtgccccctcccagtttcttgtgtacctggcagagcatgggaagctgaaaagtccttgactggcataagcagtacttagcaacaactaaaaacatcagcgtgttatcaacattcttctactaaatccaaaacacagcactatgcctgctactagtaagaaaattaactctatcccagctgaaaccaggacacatgccTATGACTTTTGTAATGGGGCTTAACTTAAGTCTTTTGCTAAATCAGACTTCAGAAGAGTCGTCTtatctgaatattttattaagtATATTGTACTACCTTAACATTTGTTAAAAGTGTAATCAGATTTCAGTAATGCCCCTTTATTTACAAACAGACGAAAAGCTATTATTTTGCTAACTTTTAATATGTCTGTTTCAGATTCCCAATTTTTTGCATCTTACTCCTCCTGCAATTAAGAAACATTGTGCAGCTCTTAAAGGTGagggtttttgtggttttatcttttttttttttcttttttctctttttaaaaaccatCTCTACTGGACTTCTAAGACAGTGCAAAATGTAACTGTGTATGATGAAGTAGAAGTTAGGACACGGTCCACCTCTGAAGCTGgttatttttcaggctttggCTAGTATTGTATGCTTTCATGTTGCTGCACTGAGTCATACAGGTGGTAGGTAGATATGTCTTAGGAAGTTTTCAGCACACCAGTAAGACTTTAATTTTACCTTTCCGTTAGGCCTGGCTTGTACTGGAGAATTTATAATTTAGTGTCTTAAGGAAGATAAGTGATAAATGTGACTCAGTTCTCAGAAGATTATCTGTGATTAAACCAGGGTTTAGTCAGTAGCCATTCTggcatgcattttaaaaaaagtgctaTTGATAAATGAAACCCTCTGTGAGGGCAAAGTCTGCTGGGGAGATACAGGATCTAATGAAGACCATGAGCATCTCTGCCAGCCAGCAAGCCAATAAGGAGGACCTAGTAAGGAGGTTAACCCAAAGAGAAGTCGAGGCAtgagggggacagggagcagatagaatcatttaggttggaaaagacccttaagatcatcgagtccaaccgttaacctaacactagcaagtccatcactaaaccatgtccctaagcaccaggtctacacatcttttaaatacctccagggatggtgtctcagccacttccctgggcagcctgttccaatgcttgacaaccctttcagtgaagatatttttcctaacaCCTGATCTAAATCTCCcttggtgcaacttgaggctgtttcctcttgtcctatcacttgttacttgggaacaGAGATCAACACCCACttcattacaacctcctttcaggtagttgtagagaatgataaggtctcctctcagcctgtATGATAAAGAGATGAGAGGCCTATCTTGAGTTGCCTGTATACAAATGCATGCAGCATAGGAAACAGGAGGAATTAGAAGTCTGAGGAgtcacagaaatgcagagagaaagCTTACATGActgaggtgcaggcagggatgaTGCAGAGGAGGAGCTGACCTGTACCCAAAAGAACAACTCAGATGGAGAGCTTTGCTATGAGATGTGTAGCAAGCTGGTTGAGAGTTTAAGTGTAGGGATcagaggaaaagctgaaaaggtTGTGTTGGTGGACATCTGCCACGGACTGGCTGGTTAAGAAGAGAAAGTGGatgaacagctgaaaaaaacctcacaactGCAAGCTTTGATTTTAGTGGGGAACCGCAGCCATCTCAACGTCTGCTGGAAGGGTAGCAGGATGGGATGGAAGCATTCTAGCAGATTTCTGGAGTGCGTTGCAGATAATTTCTTGATGCACATGCTGGACAGACTGTCTATGGGAAGGTGCTGTGTTGCATGTGCTACTCGAAAGTATGGAAGAACTGGTTGGAGATGTCAAGGTTGCTGGCATCCTTGGTGTGAAAAGAATATTGTGGAGTTTTAAGATCTTGAGAGAATTGAGGAACTCAGGTAGTGTATTGAAGGCAATTTCTCGATGCAGACGATTGATGAGTTGAGTAGGAGGCATGCTCTGTTGGATTTGTTCTTcagaaacaaggaagaactggtCAGGTATGTGAAGGTTAGGGGCATCCTTGGTAACAGCGGTCACGTAGTGTTTAAAATCCTGAGAGAAGTGAGCAAGACAGACAGTGGAACTAGAGCTTGGACTTCAGGAGAGTGATTTTGGTTTATTGAGGAATCTGCTTGACAGATCTCATGGGGTACTCTCCTGAGGAGCAAAGTGGCCCATGAGAGCTGGTGGATGTTTAAGTTCAGCCTCCTTAAAAGAGCAAGAATGGTCCATTCCACTGTGCAGAAAGTTGAGCAAGTATGGCAGAAAGACAGTGTGGGTCTGCAGGGAGCTCCTGAGTGACCTGAGATGCAGAAACAAAGTACACAGAAAGTGGGAGCAGGTAAAAACTACCCAGGAGGAATAGGAAATTTTTGCATGACCATCTtgaagaagggcaagaaagaagaTGCAGGGAACTGCAGGTCTGTCAGCCTCACCACATTCCCTGGAAACCCTTTCCAAGCACACAAAAACATGCTTTATAACAACCTGGATAATGGTATTGAGCACAACCTCAGCAGGTCTTCAGATCATAATGATTTGGAGGGAACAAGTGAACTGGAGAGCAGagatgccattcagagggatgtcgacaggcaggaaaaaatcCACTGCAAGGACCCTCACGAAgttaaagaaaagcaactgcCAAGTGCTGCATCTGGGATGGAATAACCCGTGCAGCAgtatggggaggggggggagatgggggagcaAACAGCTGGAAAGAAGCTTTGCCGAAAAGGCTGTGTGGAGCCCAGTGGTATTTGAAAGTTCAACATGAGTCAGCCGTGTGCCCTTGTAGCAAGGAAGGCTACCTGCATACTGTATTAATGAGAGTGTAGCCACCACATTCAGGAAATTCATTCTTTCCCCTCTGTTGAGTATtgcatccagttctggggtccccagtacaagaaggatGTGGACCTGTTAGAGAAGGGCCACACAAATGACCAGAGGGCTGCAACActtcttctgtgaagaaaggctgagaaagttggggttgttcagcctggagaagagaacaCTCTTAGGGGGGACCTCATTGTCACCTTTCAATATATgaagggggcttgtaagaaagacagggagaaacTTTTTACCAGGTGTTGCAGAGGTGCACAAAGTCAAATTAGGCAGGTGATGTAAcccaaaataatatttattctaatCAAAAGTGTTTTGGTACTCCAACGAACATTAGTAACCACAGGTTCAGGAAGCCAAGGGGAGTTAATACTACACAGCCAACTTAAGAATTCTTAGCTTTAGAATGATGACCCAAAATATGCCATCACTCATCTAATAAGGCAAGGGCTCTCAATCTCGAGGAGTTACCTTGGGTGGCATCCCGACCCAAGGGGAGAGTTCCCGACTGCAGACCCACTGCTCCCAGGAGGACCAACTCAGTTTTTCCTCCAGCAGGACTCCATTTATACCCGAGTCTAATCTGGCCTGTGGTCGTAGATGGTCATACCAGTCCCTCTTGCCTGAGGGCTCCATCTACCGGCGACTGTGTACATGACAACACTCGCAGTAAGGGCGTGAGGACATGAAAAGTAGCGGCCGCTGATTCTTTTCAAGCCTTTATGTTTCAATGGTCGGAAAGCCCCGATCTTCGTCAGGGTGGGTGCACCTGCCACaccagggcctgtagcgacaggacaaggggcagcaGTTTTAAATTGGAAGAGGGTAGATATTTAGAtgggacataaggaagaaattttttatggtGAGGGCggtgagacactggaagagcttgcccagagaagctgtggatgccccatcattggaagtaTTCAAGGTCGgattggacagggctttgagtagcctgatctagtgaaagatgtccctgcccatggcaaggtggttggactaggtgatctttgaaggtctgttccaacccaaaccgttctatgattctatttggCAGTTGTGAGACTGCATCTGGAGTACTGTATCCTGTTTTGGGGAACCCAGTACAaagaaagacactgaaataCTGGAGCAAGTCTTGCAGAGACCCTGCCATTATCTAAATGAGTATGTTTTCTATAAATAGTACTTTAGATATATTGTAGATGTACAAAAGATATATTgcaataaatttgaaaaaaaaaacccaaccaataTTACTTGGagtgttttctctttattataCAGATTTCTGCACTGAATGGCCAAGTGCTTTGGACAGTGATGAGAAATGTGAACAGCATTTTCCTATTGAAATTGAAACAGTAGATTATGTTTCTGCAGGGACATCTGTTCGTAATCCCAAAGCAAGAGTGGTGACTTTAAGAGTAAGTAGTATTTTTGGTAAACAGCCTTTGTTTCAAAACTCAAAatgcttggttttcttttaaaaatgcgTGCAAGTATGATCTGTTGTAAGGAAATGAGGGAAGTGGTTTACTGTATGTCTGAATAGAAAACAGTGGATTTCCTTAAGTATATTGCAACATGTTAGAACTGAGGTTGTGAGGTTATGGGTATGTAGTTACAAATGTAAGCTCCAATATAAAAATAGCGTACCTTCTGAGGAATCTACTTACAGAAAAGACTGTAAGTGCCTTTATACTCAGTGTCTTGCTTAGACTCTCTCATTGCTGATTTAGAGACCCTAGAAGTGCACAAGTATTGAAAACTAGATCATATGAATGTGGCACTATTAATAAGTATTGAGTTGGCAGGCCTCCAGGCATCAGTGTGTATGCGGTAGGGGCAGCAGCCTTCTGATCATAGGGTTGTGGGATAACTGAGGTTGCAAGGGAGCTCAGGAGTTTTTCAGTCTGACCTTCTGCTCAAAGTAAGGTAGGTATGAGATCAGACCAGGTTTCTTGGGACTCTATCCActtgggtcttgaaaaccttcAGGGCTGGAGATTGCACAACCTCTCtagacaacctgttccagtgcttgccTGTCCTCATGATAGTGAAGTTAGGATTATGCTATGGCTTTTGAACATGAGATGAGATTTGAGCCTATcttaagagcagcagcagcggtggGGTCAGTGATAGTTGTGTCTCTACTCTGTCAGTATAGAAGTTAAAATGCTGCATGATACCACATGCCTATAACACTTATACAACATCTAATCATGGCAGCTTTAAATGGTAGTAGTTCATTTTGTCTGTAGGAGTCTCCACTTTCCCTTCATGTTGGAAAACCTTTTGGGCTGAAATTTAATTTGGTCTGTCATTGACTTAAATAAGCATTTCACACCACTGTTAGCAGTAACTTCACCATCCCCTTGTAGTTGTTGCATACTAGAGTTTAGCCTTTTGTCTCCTAATTCAGATCCATGGCCAAGAACAAGTTTTCACAAATTGTATGcattagaaataaaaggaaatggagTGTATCTGTGAGAATAGAAGCCCATGACTTCATGCTGGGTTGTGAATGAGTGCAGGAGGAGGCACACGTTGGAACCCCTTACTCCCATATTCGGTTGTCTCAGGTGGAGTAACACTGACATTTGCAGGTCAGTGCTGGGCATGGTGTCACAGGTAGGGGGAAGAGCTCAGCTGCTCAAACAGCCTTGAATCTCCTTCCAGTAAAAACAGCAGGTGGTGAGTGTAAatttcttgctttctaaatCATGTAAAACATTATGAGATATAAATGTCTTCTGTTAGGTGTGGCTGTTTAGACACAAGCTGTTGGACTAGGGAGGGGTCAGTTATGCTACAGTGGAGAGGATAATTCAAAATGATACACAAATAAGCATATCTGTACTATCCTATCTAAATCTGTCCATTAATATTAACTGGCCTTGGTACTTGTAAGGCATTATGTGGATGTGTATTATGCATATATATCAAAAAAAGGAGGTGCTGGATGGGGAGACAAAAATGGAACAATTATCCATATGCTTTTTCAGTTACTAGTCTTCTGATCCCAGACTTCATTAATAAATTCTTTCTCTGATTAATCCTCTGACAACAAAATCTGCctagggagggggaagagaggatTTAAAGGTGAAAGCAGATGGCACTAGGTCAGATAGTGGTTGAGTTTGTGTCAGTGAGAGAGCATTTACTTTGCACTGTGTTACAGACTATGATAAACTCTCTGGTGGACCTTGATGATaagatttcctttttcaaacACGGTTTAAAAGTTAAACctttttaatcttaattaaaaaattgcacCTTTTTTCTACCAGTTATCATACTGGAGATGCTAATTTTTCATCTCTTGTAGCCAAATGCCAGTATTTCTTGTCATGAAATTTATCCTAGTCTGTTCCCAAGTGGAATTGTCCACATTGTGCCAGACAACATAGTACTACAGGATGtaaaatgagacttttttttttttttaaatcaactgcTGTTCTTTGTGGAACTCTAACTTTTCTAAAATTCAACATGAAAGTCTGCAGCATTCCAGCTAACAGTTATAAGCTGTCCAGTTGCTATCCCATTTTGAAGCAAGTAGCCATGTAAATATTTGTCACTTTAAAGTGACTTTGGATTAGTAAGAACAACACATTTTTTGACCCTGTAATATAGGAAACAGACCAGATAGCTTTTTAGTTTTTATAGGAAAAGCAAGTCATGTGGAATAAAATCATAGCTCCCTAACAGCACATTTCAGATAATGGCACTGTATGAAGGCAGCATGATACAGCTATGATAATGCCATCCTTTTAAGACAGTGCAAAAAGTACTACTCAATGAAACTGTTTTGCATTGTTGGTTAAAGCAAGCTAATACTGGACATCTGGGCTGGAGTATCCCATTAAGTTTAGATAGTCATGGTCATAAAGTGCTTACATGCACTAGCAGTTGCATGCTTGCCAGAGTTGTGTCTGAAACCCTTTAGCTTGGagcattctttctttctgtgagtGATAGAGAAATACAGCgttaagaaaatgtgttttacaaGAAGGTGTTTCTCATCAATTTGGGTGAGTGTTGCCAGACAGCAGTGAGGGTAGGCTGTTCTGTAAGGGAAGGAGATCCAGGGGCAGtaaggcaggcagggacagtGACCTCCCCAAAAAGGGTGCAGCTACTACCTGAGCAAGGTGTGCAGGACAGGTAATAGTAACCTTGTCCATCCAACAGAATCACCTGACAAGCTCATAATGATAAGGCAGGTTTGAGGTCAAAGGGGGAAGACAAGTCAGTGGATCAGGATTAGGTCTGGTGACAGTAACTAGGATCAGTCAACAGTCTGGTGATTGTCAAGCCAATCCATAGTGATGCAGTAGGTGAGGTCAAGCCAGGAAGTCAAGGATGTGCGTCAGAGTTGGGTCAGTGTGGGCCATGGCTAGGCACAGACATAGCTGTGTTGTGGCTCAGGCAGAGACCGAGACTGAGTGCCTCAGCTTAGATGCAGCATCTCAGTAAAGCTGGGGCAGGCCCACCTTCTCATAGCTCTTTTTTTTGTCACCACTGATTGAAGGCTACGTGGCTGCACTGTATGGAAGGGCACTGTATGCTAAGGTAGTCTTGACCCTTAGAAGGGATTGCTGTGTGTGTAGGGACCTTGGAAGTGTTGTGACTTCAGAAGGGATTGCTCATGGTCATTTTAGGCTGCGCTAAGAATAGaacttttttctgcagcttgaCCATTGCCTTAAAGACTGCATGCACCTAATAGGTCTGTTAGAATTagacttgaaaaaaaacatAAGCTAGGGAACAAAGCTAGGTGAGCTCCTGCTCACCAGTGTTACAGGCATGCATAGTAAATGAGCATGTAATTCCTTAAAAAGGAGACATTTTTCATATAATCTATGGAGTAGTGaatgttagggtttttttcaagatcAGAAGTTTCAGTATTGAAACCCTGTGGTCTCCTCCCTTGTCGTATTTAGGTTTAgtacttcagttttctgttttcagtagtagggttttttcttttccggtagtactttttttccctgatactTACTGGAGCTTCTAATTTCTTTTAGTCCTTCAACTTTTGTTAGTTTTACTCATGCAGGTTTCTTGATTTTTGAACAGTTCTTTAGTACAGCAGTGACACAGTAGAAAGaatatagaagaaaaacaaacaatgaaCAAATTAGTAAGAGACTGCTATTATGTCTTCATGGTTTTAATATTCCTCAGCAACTCTCACTTTATAGAAACTTATGTTCCCAACACCATATATCTTTAGACTGTTAAGGTTCACAGCCTTCTTATTTGCTATTGTGTAAACAGATAGCTAAAACCAGCTTGCTTTACTTCTCATACTTGTTATTGCATATAGAAACTAGCTTCAGACTAACTTCttagagttttttttttaagtaagtaTTAATTATTTGTTGTGTATCTTATGTTTGTAGGTTTTCTGGTATTGGAACAGAAGACAAGTCATTCACACTATTGTCTGATCAATTATGTGAGATCAGACAGTTCTGGTCCATTATATTATTATCTGTATGCATCTTTGCATACTTCTCTTAATCTCCCAGTAATGACTTTGAGAATTCTGATTTGATGTGTCTTGAATTGatgtctttcctcctcttttgaATGCTTGTTGTAAATATCTTTGATATAACTTAGTGTTAACCTTACTgatctgtatttgaaaaaaaaaaaaaaaaagatacttatTTTTCCATATGAAGTACATATGAATATGAAATACAGCTATAAACTAAactgatggcttttttttcctctgaaaaaaagttCGAGTAGAAATATTCTCCCCCAGCCTCTCTGGTATTTGAATGAAAGGAAATTTATTGTTTGAATATTCAGACTCTACTTGCCTTGTGTTAAGACTTCTGACATGTGATACAATCAGAAGAAATTCTGCAAATGCATACTTAATAGCTAGTCTTTTAATTTTTGATAAAAGATGTGCCTGActatctcaaaatattttcagggtGCAGAGATTGGATTTATCCAAGTAATTAAAGGTGTTTTCTCTTGTACTTGAAGGTTAAACTTTCTAACCTGAATTTGGATGACCATGCAAAGAAGAAGCTCATTAAACTTGTAGGAGAACGGTACTGTAAGGATACAGATATGCTCACGATTACAACAGACAGGTACAGttacaagaaggaaaataaatgcctgTAGCAGTGGTCACAGTATAGAAAGGGCTGGGTGTCTTCCAGTAATATCAATTATTGTCTTAgtaaattattacatttttaaggcTGAAATAGACTTAAGATAAACTTACTAGTACTCCCGTTATTAACTGTTAAAACTGTAATGGTCAAGTCACATAAGGTCAAACCTAATATTTGTTAAATATTGCTAGTTACTGAAGTTCTGTATTTAGAAATctcatttgttattttaaagtagTTGTCATGTTTCCCAGATGGGTTCTGTTAGTTTTAACAACGATCTGAAGAGTTTCAGGCAAGAAAAATGGGGACATCGGTGACCAGACATTTCTCAATGTTTTGATGTTCTAGATATAAAGAAATCATTGTAGTTACTTACAGTTATGTTCAGAGGGCTGCATGGAAGAAATGTGCTTTCTGTGTTGAATTTTGAAGAGTTTAAGAGAATGCATATGTATTCCTAAATTCACAATACACTTTAATTCACAGCTGCTTTCAGTGGTAGGAAAAACATTATTGGTagtcttttctgtttgcatgtttttattGGAATTAATTTCCCCTCTTAAATTTCCTGTCCTTTGGTAGGAAATACTGTTCTGTttctacataaaataaatacaaaatggaTAAATTTATGCATATCTTTCAACTAGACTTGGAAATCTGGGTAATTTACTGGTACCACTTGTGCTACCAACAGTTTTCATTTCCCTAGCAAGACTTACTTTGTGGCTAAAACATTAGGATAGCTGAAAGGAGCTTACCCTCTAGAGCATCTGTGAATGGTCTCATGCTGTGTTCCAGAAGAGACTTTTAATGTACCTGTTGatacttcacttttttttttttttaaaaagtaaattccAAGGCCTGAGCTCTGAGCAGTATCCACTTCTTTAACACAGGGTTTTTCAGGCTGGTATTTAGATTACTTTTAAACTGAGGCTCTTTCACTATGAAAGAAATACGAGTCAAAGGCTTGagtcttttttaaagtttatttgcTAGAATAGTTATAGTCCATAGTAATTCAGATGAGTGTTTTTAGAGTGTCTCAGCTGTAGTCGCACATGATTCAATTTGTTTTGCATCAAAAAGGGGGGTGAAGGAGCCTGCAGGAAGAGACAAATGTGAGAAAGAGGCAGGAGTTTATGGGTGATCAGCATGAGGAAGAGATTAATGTCATTAAATTCTCAGCAGAAGGTTTTGATGACTAGTTTTAAGAAATACGCTGGTTTTGCAGGACTGTGTCTTATCCCAGCAAATTTTACTGGTGATCCTGTTTTGACTTCCAGCTACatttctattctatgattctatgtggctggaaagctgcctggccgaaaaggatctgggggtgttggttgatagccggctgaacatgagccagcagtgtgcccaggtggccaagaaggccaacagcatcctggcttgtatcaggaatgctgtggccagcaggagcagggaggtgattgtccccctgtactcggcgctggtgaggccgcatctggaatactgtgtccagttttgggcccctcaatacaagaaagacattggggtgctggagcgtgttcagagacgggcaacaaggctggtgaagggtctggagaacaagtcttatgaggagcggctgagggaactggggttgtttagcctggagaagaggaggctgaggggagaccttctcgctctctacagctacctgaaaggaggttgtagtgaggtgggtgttggtctcttctcccaagtagctagcgataggacaagaggaaatgggctcaagctgcgccaggggaggtttagactggaaattaggaaaaatttctttacggaaagggtggtcaagcattggaacaggctgcccagagaggtggtggagtcaccatccctggaagggttcaaaaaacaggtagatgtggcactttgggataatggtttagtctagtctgcccttgattggtttagtgtggacttggtagtgtatgttaatggttggactggatgatcttaaaggtcttttccaacctagacgattctatgatacatTAACTTAAACTTTTCTTGTTAAGTTATTGGCTAGATCTTCTGTTCTGAACTGTGTTTCGTGGCTGTTTTCACCAGTCATCCTCCTCCCTTCaggtctggggaaaaaaaaaataaattaaggttTTAGCGGAGTTCAGTCTAAAGTATGTTGGATTCCGCTTTAGCACAGAGGGCAAAGAAGTTTGTAATGTTTCCAGAAGATCTGTAAATTCTTGCATTATGTACATTTTCCTTCTGACTTGCAGATGCCCATTCTTCCATGTTCTTAGTACTCATGCTTTCACGATGTTATTCTTGATTGTGTATAATTCAGAAATGCGTGTGAATCAAACATGCATTTCCCTAAGATTCCCTACAttacaaataagaaattttGATAGCAAGTTTAACGTTTTATTCAAAAGATATTACAGTGGCTTGATTTCAAAAAGGTTAGCTTTGTTTATGATTTTTCAGGTGTCCGCTAAGAAGACAGAACTATGATTATGGCATACACCTCCTCACAGTTTTGTTCCATGAATCTTGGGTAAGCAATTGTGAATAACTCGTGCTCTCTAACGCGCGCATGCTAATGCACTGTCTTGTAATTTATAAAAAGTTCCATGACTGTGCGCAGCTTAAAGTAAATTATCTtagattcttttccttttccacctcACTTTTCTTCAAATTCAACCAAGGTAAGTTGCTTATGTTTGAATCTTATTCCCCAGACAACGTAGAGTGCATTTCTTTTAACTTCACAAGTGTTACTCTGTTTGTATACATAGTTTTCCTCTTCTCAGAAGTTCTCTGGTTTTTGACCTTAATAAGAGATTCTTTCCCAATACTTTGTTTCTCACAACAATGAGCCAAAAACTGATGCTGAACCTAACAGAAAACACCTTAATTCTCAGGATTCCTAAACATACCTTTAGTTTGTGCATAGGCAGCCCAGCATGCTGCCAGTATTCAAATATGAGTTGAGTGCATCCAGAGAAATGGGGTACTCTGATTATCACCTGTTATCTACGCATTTGTAACAGTGACCATGTTTAAAGATGCAAACAAGTCTATTCCAAAAAAGCAGAGGGGCGTGTTAGTGGATTTAAAGCTATGA
Encoded here:
- the MRPS35 gene encoding small ribosomal subunit protein mS35, which codes for MAAASGAALAAGGYWAALSRCCGRVVVARLFGGAASSSSAPAANSRERQQREASTRRRGRTPQFIRSPVPPRTERMTVDQDWSSVYPTAAVFKPASVPLPIRMGYPVKRGVPPPKEGNLELIKIPNFLHLTPPAIKKHCAALKDFCTEWPSALDSDEKCEQHFPIEIETVDYVSAGTSVRNPKARVVTLRVKLSNLNLDDHAKKKLIKLVGERYCKDTDMLTITTDRCPLRRQNYDYGIHLLTVLFHESWKTEVWESEKSEEDMEEYIWENSCSQKNALDTLLRIKASENISNLTKEELLASEVIKNYRNSVIALKNEGETENNMSQYKESVKKLLNIQALP